GAATTGAATCGATCTGACAAGGTCCTCGTCTGCGCAAaacccctttcctttttttttctcctttttctttctttctgtttttttcccttctctctccttttctttttcctgtccTGGCCTGCTCCTTTGGCCTTTAAGAACGGAGCCTCCCTTCTTCTCCCTAttctctttgaattttcaactctctttttttctctgtgGGGCCCACCAAGTCAAACATTGCATGCGGGGCTTCGGAGGTTCTTCGCTCAATAACAAGCATATTCCATAATAGAGCTTACGAAGAAGAGATATGTTGCCGACAGTAATGCTCGCCTTGAGATGGCTGAAGTCCCGCGACttttttcaagatcttctttggGCTAGCTTAAATTTCTAAGATAGTGTCATTTCCGAGAGCCATCGACACTCCACGCATGTTTCCATGTAATTTAAAAGAGATATTGAAACAGAGTTCAAGAATTACGCgacatgaaaattaatttgacaCAAACATGCACGGTATTTTCATGGGACCccttgtttctgtttatttggttttttgtgTTTTGGCTCCATAGGACTGCATTGCATGCGGCGGCCTCGTGGGCTGCCAAGATTTCATCACTCGGCGTGGGGCATCTGGCACGGACACACTGTCGAACTGTCAaacatcatcatcgtcatcttcGTTTCTCTCCATGCTATCTTCGTTCAATCATTCCCTCCATGTCAGCACCCTCccagtatctctctctctctctctctctctttctctctatcaAAGCAAGCGCCTTTGTCAAGCTTCTCTTCCTCGTGAACTCGCCGTCCCAACATGGGTTCTTCAGTCAGACTACCTTTCCTCTGCTTAGTGCTGATCCAGCTGCTCGGAGCTCTCGctggcgggggcgggggcggcggcggaccGACGGGATGCGAGTTCTCGGCGATTTTCAACTTCGGCGACTCGAATTCGGACACCGGAGCGATATCCGCGGCGCTGTCCGAGGTCGCCGCGCCCAACGGCGAGACCTTCTTCGGACACCCTTCCGGGAGGTTCTGCGATGGCCGTCTCATCATTGATTTCATCGGTGAGCCGGCTCACACGTAGTTTACTAGCATATATGGTGAATAGAGACCGGTCAATGCTGTTCGTACTCTGTTTTTTGATGCAATTGATGTTCTTTGCGACGGACATCCAGGATATCTTGTGTCCTTTAGTTGGTAGTCTCGCCAGACCAGACTCTGGGCAATCCAGTGATTGATAGTGTTTTTGTCAGTCATTTGATCTTTTAGCCCAAAGGCCAAGAAAGGTATAAAATTCCGTCAGTCGTGTGATGGAGTGAGCTTAGCAGAGTAGTAGCGTGGAAAGATGGCGTTCGGTTCGTCTCGGTCGCGGCTTCTGTGTAATTTACTCTCAGCTTGTCACTTACAGCAGAAAGAACGTTATCCTAGAGAAATTTCGTGGCGTAGATGTTTTCGCCATCCAAATCTTTGAAACGAATGGTCACCTCTACTGTGTGAAAAGCTTGGCTTATGCATTGTCTTTCGTGTGTAATCCGTGGGCTTTTGAATTGCTCTCAAGTGCAACTGTCGATGGTTTCTGAAGCCCGTTGTTGAAATACTAACGCGACAAGCCTCAGCCATATTGGCCCTGCCTTACATTCATCTACCGCTTCTTTAGAATGATCACCATATCGGCTGCAATTTCACCTTCTGAGCTTGTAGTTGATAATTTGGAATTACTCCTAGCAAAAAGCATTTCTTACCTTCTACATTCAAACTCTATCAGATAATACTTTTTTGTGCAGCTGAAGATCTTAAATTGCCCTATTTGAGTGCATATCTAGACTCGATCGAAACAAATTTTAGACACGGTGCAAACTTTGCGACTGGTGGCTCGTCCATTCGGCCTGGTGGCTACAGCCCATTCCATCTTGGCATTCAACTATCGCAGTTCGTGAGGTTCAAATCCCGCATCACTGAACTGTATAATCAGCTCAACCAGTCCAGTGAGTTTCCTTCACAGACCCTCTGCATATAGTCTTGCTTATGCGAGACCTGCTGTTTGTTGTTTGTTTCTGTAATATTGTTGACAATGActttaaattggcaaattgggACAGCAGACAAGGCCTCGACATTTAGTTACAGATTGCCCAGGCCTCAAGACTTCTCGAAGGCTCTTTACACCTTCGACATAGGACAGAATGATCTTGCGTATGGCTTTCAACATACGACGGGGGAGCAAGTCATAGCTTCCATTCCTGATATTTTGAACCAGTTCTCTCGGGCAGTGCATGTAAGCAACAGACTCGCCCAATAATTACTGCGGGTTTTTAAAATTCTGACACTCAGCTCTATGTCTCAGCAACTCTATGAGGAAGGGGCCAGAGTGTTCTGGGTACATAACACCGGGCCCATCGGGTGCTTGCCATACAATATCATATATGACAAGTCTAAACCCGGTAATCTGGATCGATATGGATGTGTAAGGCCCCAAAATGAGGTGGCTAAAGACTTCAACAAGCAGCTTAAGGACAGGATTCTACAGCTAAGGGCACAGCTTTCGGCAGCTGTGTTCACATATGTCGATGTATATTCAGCCAAATATTCTTTGATTAGTGAAGCGAAGGATCAAGGTAGTTGCATTTCGTTTTCTCTTGCCTATTATAGGATGTTTGTGTAGTCTGTACTGGTATTAGTTTAATGATTGTGGCACTGTGGTGCAGGTTTCGTCAATCCATCTAGTTTTTGTTGCGGCAGTTACTATGGCTACCATATTGATTGTGGCAAGAAAGCTATAGTAAATGGAACCGTATATGGCAATCCATGTGAggatccatcgaagcacataagTTGGGATGGCATACACTACTCAGAGGCGGCCAACAAATGGCTCGCAAGCCGAATCCTCAGTGGCTCTTTCTCTCACCCTGCAGTTTCAATTATGAAGTCTTGTCATGCTTTGAAGAATCCATGACCACAAGTGGGTCGAGAACTAGCGTTAATTTCTTGAGAGCTACCATACATGATACATCCCGACAGTATCTTACTTTTGGATATTACATGCTAGAGTTGGAATGTAGTCATTCCTCTGAGATGCTTCTAAGTGAACTTTAACTGTGTTTAGATAGTATTCCAGCAAGGTAACAGCTTAATAATATGTGTTTGTCTTCTCTGAAATTTCATGAATGTATTCCACCAAGAGTAATGGATTATGAAACGGTTCAAAATCCACTGCATGGCCTTTGATTTGTTGCAGTCATGTATTTTAGTAAGGCCAGAGAGATAGACAACATGGATCGTACACTAAATGTATAATGACTGCCATATTTGCTGTGATAGGGCATTGAGGGGTAGGCATATGGAGTCCGAGTGACCAGTTCCTACATCTTGTCCACAAGTTCTTAGCTGGTGACCTCTCCTCTTTCCTCACATAAcagattttccaaataaattttaGAGCACTCTGACGGGGAATGAACGTGCAAAGACATGCTATCTCTGTTATGACTTATGTGAAGGGAAATCAACATTGAGTGATATTATCTTATTTCTTGATGCTGCCGCTCAACATGTGGAAAAATTGGTGGATGTCTCGAGCACGTCACTAAAATACAAACAGTCTTTCTGAGAGTTTTGAAGCCAACTGAGGTTTTCATATTACCTGATGTCTTCATAGTTCTAGTAGCAATTATTTTGTAACCTCTATCCGAAGAGGCGGGGCACTATGTTTCTTCCGGTAGTTACTCTTATTGTCTCAACCAATGCTCTTTACATTGTACCAACACAGAACCATATTCCATTTTTTTGGGCAACGGAATACTAGGATTTCCCTTCAAGCTTTGGATTTTAGCACTAGTCAAGGCAATTACTACATATCAGCATTGCTGATTGCAAGTCCTTTAGTGGAACTCCATTATATTTCGTCCGCAAATGCACATGCATCCCAGTATATTATCGACTTTGAAGCTGCCAAAAACAGACCTGTTTTGATATGATGTTCCtcagctttaaggtctgaaagCTCAGGTAATTGCCCACTAAGCAGAATGATGGTTAAAATAATCCATCAGTTACAGAGATTTACTCTGCTCGGGGTGGcataaaataattacatgaaaGAATATCACAGAAACCTCTTTACTACTTTATCTGCATCTAGCTATGAATGAAATCGTAATTTTTAGGAACATAGGCCAGGAACAGCCAATATAGTCTAGATCCACTTGACAGTTGTTTCTTAGGGTAGAAACTTGCTGAAGTTGCTGCTAACACTTTGGTGTaccaagaagagaaaatgatgcATTACCACTTTCCAATCCACACTTCACATATACAAATAGGAATGAGCCAATGACAAGAACTTTACT
Above is a window of Eucalyptus grandis isolate ANBG69807.140 chromosome 9, ASM1654582v1, whole genome shotgun sequence DNA encoding:
- the LOC104419262 gene encoding GDSL esterase/lipase At3g27950 isoform X1; this translates as MGSSVRLPFLCLVLIQLLGALAGGGGGGGGPTGCEFSAIFNFGDSNSDTGAISAALSEVAAPNGETFFGHPSGRFCDGRLIIDFIAEDLKLPYLSAYLDSIETNFRHGANFATGGSSIRPGGYSPFHLGIQLSQFVRFKSRITELYNQLNQSTDKASTFSYRLPRPQDFSKALYTFDIGQNDLAYGFQHTTGEQVIASIPDILNQFSRAVHQLYEEGARVFWVHNTGPIGCLPYNIIYDKSKPGNLDRYGCVRPQNEVAKDFNKQLKDRILQLRAQLSAAVFTYVDVYSAKYSLISEAKDQGFVNPSSFCCGSYYGYHIDCGKKAIVNGTVYGNPCEDPSKHISWDGIHYSEAANKWLASRILSGSFSHPAVSIMKSCHALKNP
- the LOC104419262 gene encoding GDSL esterase/lipase At3g27950 isoform X2, which encodes MGSSVRLPFLCLVLIQLLGALAGGGGGGGGPTGCEFSAIFNFGDSNSDTGAISAALSEVAAPNGETFFGHPSGRFCDGRLIIDFIAEDLKLPYLSAYLDSIETNFRHGANFATGGSSIRPGGYSPFHLGIQLSQFVRFKSRITELYNQLNQSNKASTFSYRLPRPQDFSKALYTFDIGQNDLAYGFQHTTGEQVIASIPDILNQFSRAVHQLYEEGARVFWVHNTGPIGCLPYNIIYDKSKPGNLDRYGCVRPQNEVAKDFNKQLKDRILQLRAQLSAAVFTYVDVYSAKYSLISEAKDQGFVNPSSFCCGSYYGYHIDCGKKAIVNGTVYGNPCEDPSKHISWDGIHYSEAANKWLASRILSGSFSHPAVSIMKSCHALKNP